A stretch of Bradyrhizobium diazoefficiens DNA encodes these proteins:
- a CDS encoding TetR/AcrR family transcriptional regulator encodes MSWRKEERRAERGYHHGNLKEALLQAALGLIAEKGAAGFTFADAARMAGVSAAAPYRHFRDRDELLSSIAQRGFEQFESRLTAAWDDGRPDTVTAFERVGRAYLAFAREEPAFYNAMFESGLPVDANAALQAASERAFNVIRAAAERLAALAPPGAPRPPAMMMALHIWSMAHGIASLFSRGDAARRKLPMSPDELLEAEVLIYLRGLGFPTDRRPQAKSAEPPPVPPEAPSGSGVASGGPPAGPWGKPK; translated from the coding sequence ATGAGCTGGCGCAAGGAAGAGCGCCGCGCCGAGCGCGGCTATCACCACGGCAATCTGAAGGAAGCCCTGTTGCAGGCCGCCCTCGGGCTGATCGCCGAGAAGGGTGCGGCCGGCTTCACCTTTGCCGATGCGGCGCGCATGGCCGGCGTCAGCGCGGCTGCGCCTTACCGGCATTTTCGCGATCGTGACGAATTGCTGTCCTCGATCGCCCAACGCGGTTTTGAGCAGTTCGAATCGCGTCTCACCGCGGCCTGGGACGATGGGCGCCCCGACACCGTCACGGCGTTCGAGCGTGTCGGTCGGGCCTATCTCGCCTTCGCCCGCGAAGAGCCCGCTTTCTACAACGCGATGTTCGAATCGGGCCTGCCGGTCGATGCCAATGCAGCGCTGCAGGCCGCAAGCGAGCGCGCATTTAACGTCATTCGCGCCGCCGCGGAGCGCCTTGCTGCGCTCGCCCCGCCCGGTGCGCCACGTCCGCCGGCGATGATGATGGCGCTGCACATCTGGTCGATGGCACACGGAATCGCCTCGCTGTTCTCGCGCGGTGACGCGGCACGACGCAAACTGCCGATGTCGCCGGACGAGCTGTTAGAAGCCGAGGTGCTGATTTATCTGCGCGGCCTCGGCTTCCCGACCGACCGCAGGCCGCAGGCGAAAAGCGCCGAGCCGCCGCCGGTGCCGCCGGAGGCTCCCTCCGGTTCTGGCGTGGCCTCCGGCGGACCTCCAGCCGGTCCTTGGGGCAAGCCGAAATAA
- a CDS encoding DapH/DapD/GlmU-related protein encodes MAAATSANDGLWQEIRAEAQRAMAADPVFGKSLGETVLVHDDLAAALADLIGRRLGGSAAERARFVAFALDAFHGSPDLIETSGRDLQAIAIHDPAITGLLSPLLHFKGYAALQAWRVSNWLWHRGHVDAALLFQNESSNLLQVSIHPAASIGSSVYLDHATGIVIGANVLIGEGTTILQNVSIGRRNELPARSPRIGRGAYIGAGATILGDISIGDFAKIGAGTVVTSNVPGGCTAVGNPARLTNCPEPAPAA; translated from the coding sequence ATGGCGGCTGCGACCTCGGCGAATGATGGTCTCTGGCAGGAGATCCGTGCTGAGGCACAACGTGCAATGGCGGCCGATCCTGTCTTTGGCAAATCCCTTGGCGAGACAGTCCTCGTCCATGACGATCTTGCCGCTGCCCTGGCAGATCTGATCGGCCGCAGACTTGGCGGTTCTGCAGCGGAGCGAGCGCGCTTCGTGGCCTTTGCCCTCGACGCGTTTCACGGCTCACCGGACCTGATCGAGACGTCCGGCCGCGATTTGCAGGCGATCGCGATCCACGATCCCGCCATCACCGGGCTGTTGTCACCGCTGCTACACTTCAAGGGGTACGCCGCGCTGCAAGCTTGGCGCGTCTCGAACTGGCTTTGGCATCGCGGCCATGTCGATGCCGCGCTCTTGTTTCAGAACGAGTCTTCCAATCTGCTGCAGGTCAGCATCCATCCCGCCGCGAGCATCGGTTCGTCGGTCTATCTCGATCACGCCACGGGCATCGTGATCGGCGCCAATGTGCTGATCGGCGAGGGGACCACCATCCTCCAGAATGTCAGCATCGGTCGCCGCAATGAACTGCCGGCGCGTTCGCCGCGCATCGGCCGCGGTGCCTACATCGGCGCCGGCGCGACCATCCTCGGCGACATTAGTATCGGCGATTTCGCGAAGATCGGCGCCGGCACGGTCGTGACATCAAACGTGCCCGGCGGCTGCACCGCGGTCGGCAATCCCGCGCGACTGACCAACTGCCCGGAGCCGGCCCCAGCGGCCTGA
- the tolR gene encoding protein TolR → MGMNVASSSGGGGRRSRRKPVMAEINVTPMVDVMLVLLIIFMVSAPLLTVGVPLDLPQTQAKSLDQNDQKPLQMSVDIKGKVFINDTEVALTDLIPKLKAITDARGGLEERIYLRADKKADYGTVARVMGLLSGAGFKKLALVTEADQGS, encoded by the coding sequence ATGGGCATGAACGTAGCCAGTTCGTCCGGAGGCGGCGGGCGCCGCAGCCGGCGCAAGCCGGTCATGGCCGAGATCAACGTCACGCCGATGGTCGACGTGATGCTGGTGCTGCTCATCATCTTCATGGTGTCGGCGCCGCTGCTCACGGTCGGCGTCCCGCTCGACCTGCCGCAGACCCAGGCCAAGTCTCTCGACCAGAACGACCAAAAGCCGCTCCAGATGTCGGTCGACATCAAGGGGAAGGTATTCATCAACGATACCGAGGTGGCGCTGACCGATCTGATCCCGAAGCTGAAGGCGATCACGGATGCGCGCGGTGGACTCGAGGAACGCATCTATCTGCGCGCCGACAAGAAGGCGGATTACGGCACGGTGGCCAGGGTGATGGGCCTGTTGTCAGGTGCAGGATTCAAGAAGCTGGCGCTCGTCACGGAAGCGGATCAGGGGTCCTAA
- the tolB gene encoding Tol-Pal system beta propeller repeat protein TolB, which produces MNRRRFMTLTGSTLALLGGGQAFAQQPQGRLRIDPTEFRPIPIAITNFVPGSPADGDVGNGVTQVITNNLKRSGLFAPIDQAAFIERINNIDVAPQFQNWKTLNAQALVTGRMTRQPDGRLKAEFRLWDVVTGQQLAGQQYFTSPEYWRRIAHIISDQIYEQMTGEKGYFDSRVVFVDESGPKERRVKRLAMMDQDGANVRYLTRGADLVLTPRFSPNSQEITYMEFGQGDPKVYLFNIETGQREIVGNFPGMTFAPRFSPDGQRVIMSLQQGGNSNLFAMDLRSRSTTRLTDTPAIDTSPSYSPDGTRICFESDRGGRSQIYVMAAGGGAAQRISFSKDDNNATYSTPVWSPRGDYIAFTRQGGGQFSIGVMKPDGTGERLLTSGFHNEGPTFSPNGRVLMFFRDPGGNSGPSLFSVDISGRNELKVPTPGFASDPAWSPLLSATAGQ; this is translated from the coding sequence ATGAACCGCCGCCGCTTCATGACCCTGACCGGATCGACGCTCGCGCTGCTCGGGGGCGGACAGGCCTTCGCCCAGCAGCCGCAGGGGCGGCTCCGTATCGATCCCACGGAGTTTCGGCCGATTCCGATCGCGATCACCAACTTCGTGCCGGGTTCGCCCGCCGACGGCGATGTCGGCAACGGCGTCACGCAGGTCATCACCAACAATCTGAAACGCTCGGGCCTGTTTGCCCCGATCGACCAGGCCGCCTTCATCGAGCGCATCAACAACATCGACGTCGCGCCGCAATTCCAGAACTGGAAGACCCTCAACGCACAGGCCCTCGTCACCGGCCGCATGACGCGGCAGCCGGACGGCCGGCTCAAGGCCGAATTCCGTCTGTGGGACGTGGTGACTGGCCAGCAGCTCGCCGGCCAGCAATATTTCACCTCGCCGGAATATTGGCGCCGGATCGCCCACATCATCTCCGACCAGATCTACGAGCAAATGACCGGCGAAAAGGGTTATTTCGACAGCCGCGTCGTGTTCGTCGACGAGTCCGGGCCGAAGGAGCGCCGCGTCAAGCGGCTCGCGATGATGGATCAGGACGGCGCCAATGTGCGCTATCTGACCCGCGGCGCCGACCTCGTGCTGACGCCGCGCTTCTCGCCGAACTCGCAAGAGATCACCTATATGGAGTTCGGGCAGGGCGATCCGAAGGTCTATCTCTTCAACATCGAGACCGGCCAGCGAGAGATCGTCGGCAACTTCCCCGGCATGACCTTTGCCCCAAGGTTCTCGCCGGATGGCCAGCGTGTCATCATGAGCCTGCAGCAGGGCGGCAATTCCAACCTGTTCGCGATGGACCTGCGCTCGCGCTCGACCACGCGCCTCACCGACACGCCGGCGATCGACACGTCTCCGTCCTACTCACCGGACGGCACCCGCATCTGCTTCGAATCCGATCGCGGCGGCAGGTCGCAGATCTATGTGATGGCGGCGGGCGGCGGAGCGGCGCAGCGCATCTCCTTCTCCAAGGACGACAACAACGCCACCTATTCAACGCCGGTATGGTCGCCGCGTGGCGATTACATCGCCTTCACCAGGCAAGGCGGCGGGCAGTTCTCGATCGGCGTGATGAAGCCTGATGGCACCGGCGAGCGGCTCCTCACGTCCGGCTTTCACAACGAAGGCCCGACCTTCTCGCCGAACGGGCGCGTGCTGATGTTCTTCCGCGATCCCGGCGGCAATAGCGGACCGTCGCTGTTCTCCGTCGACATCTCCGGCCGCAACGAGCTGAAAGTGCCGACGCCGGGTTTCGCCTCCGACCCAGCGTGGTCGCCGCTGCTGTCCGCGACCGCGGGCCAATAG
- the pal gene encoding peptidoglycan-associated lipoprotein Pal, which translates to MKYPMRILQGLKLAAVLAIALSMGACANKNLGMDANASAATPGSQQDFVVNVGDRVFFESDQTDLTPQAIVTLEKQAQWLQTYPRYSFTIEGHADERGTREYNIALGARRAQSVRAFLASRGIDANRMRTISYGKERPVAVCNDISCWSQNRRAVTVLNASS; encoded by the coding sequence ATGAAATATCCTATGCGTATCCTCCAGGGATTGAAGCTGGCCGCGGTGCTTGCCATCGCCCTGTCGATGGGCGCCTGCGCCAACAAGAACTTGGGTATGGACGCCAATGCGAGCGCGGCGACGCCGGGCAGCCAGCAGGACTTCGTCGTGAACGTGGGCGACCGCGTATTCTTCGAGAGCGATCAGACCGATCTGACCCCGCAGGCGATCGTGACGCTGGAGAAGCAGGCGCAGTGGCTGCAGACCTATCCGCGCTACTCCTTCACCATCGAGGGTCACGCCGACGAGCGCGGCACCCGCGAATACAACATCGCCCTCGGCGCCCGCCGCGCCCAGTCGGTGCGCGCGTTCCTCGCCTCGCGCGGCATCGATGCGAACCGCATGCGCACGATCTCCTACGGCAAGGAGCGCCCCGTCGCCGTCTGCAACGACATCTCCTGCTGGTCGCAGAACCGTCGCGCTGTGACCGTGCTGAACGCGAGCTCCTGA
- a CDS encoding DUF2852 domain-containing protein: MAYTADVNRWRGPSDQQQQYERPRMLDTPWHPGWIAVTILGFIVWWPIGLALLFFTLGSRRMSCWSNQDRWQSKMERMQYKMDRMRGRMERRGFGFGFGPPSSGNRAFDEYRTETLQRLEEEQVEFKNFLDRLRHAKDKEEFDQFMAQHKTRPTPPPTDQPQG, encoded by the coding sequence ATGGCCTACACCGCTGATGTCAATCGCTGGCGCGGCCCCTCGGACCAACAGCAGCAATACGAGCGGCCCCGCATGCTCGATACACCCTGGCATCCTGGCTGGATTGCCGTGACCATTCTCGGCTTCATCGTCTGGTGGCCGATCGGACTTGCCCTTCTCTTTTTCACACTCGGGAGCAGAAGAATGTCGTGCTGGAGCAACCAGGATCGCTGGCAGAGCAAGATGGAGCGGATGCAGTACAAGATGGACCGCATGCGCGGTCGTATGGAGCGCCGTGGCTTCGGCTTTGGCTTCGGCCCGCCGTCCTCGGGCAATCGCGCCTTCGACGAATACCGCACCGAGACGCTGCAGCGTCTCGAGGAGGAGCAGGTCGAATTCAAGAACTTCCTCGACCGTCTGCGCCACGCCAAGGACAAGGAAGAGTTCGACCAGTTCATGGCTCAGCACAAGACGCGTCCGACCCCGCCGCCGACTGATCAGCCGCAGGGGTGA
- a CDS encoding protein TolA, which produces MKVNVDKTLVASIALHVLVIGWGLLTFSSRAFIAPEESLPIDIISTDQLAQITNGQKTGKKEEPKPKVEKIAEAKPEEDAVGKVTEKKELIKTNSTPDTPPPKPVEKPVEKKPDPPKPVAETKPKEEPKPQEKKPDPAREDPIAELQKKLETKKPPPKPVEQKVAAVQPQQQPKPKERTFDPAQIARDLDKRAATRHELAGSALNASASLGSTSGTAATNVATWQGAFQGAVKRCFTPTYNGQDANQYEADIDIPMKIDGSLASEPVIVAVRGPSRSIAQAVAESAKRAIVQCQVYSFLPKQQYDTWKLIPMTFGLKDML; this is translated from the coding sequence GTGAAGGTGAACGTCGACAAAACACTCGTTGCGTCGATTGCTCTCCACGTCCTCGTGATTGGATGGGGCTTGCTCACCTTTAGCAGCAGGGCCTTCATCGCACCGGAAGAGTCGCTGCCGATCGACATCATTTCCACCGACCAGCTGGCGCAGATCACCAACGGACAAAAGACCGGCAAGAAGGAAGAGCCGAAGCCCAAGGTCGAGAAGATCGCCGAGGCCAAGCCGGAGGAAGATGCCGTCGGCAAGGTCACCGAGAAGAAAGAGCTGATCAAGACCAACTCGACTCCCGACACGCCGCCGCCGAAGCCTGTCGAAAAGCCGGTCGAGAAGAAGCCCGATCCGCCGAAGCCGGTCGCCGAGACCAAGCCCAAGGAAGAGCCGAAGCCGCAGGAGAAGAAGCCTGATCCGGCCAGGGAAGATCCGATCGCGGAACTGCAGAAGAAGCTGGAGACCAAGAAGCCGCCGCCCAAGCCGGTGGAGCAAAAGGTCGCGGCCGTCCAGCCGCAGCAGCAACCGAAGCCCAAGGAGCGCACCTTCGATCCCGCGCAGATTGCCCGCGACCTCGACAAACGTGCCGCGACCCGACACGAGCTCGCTGGCTCAGCGCTGAATGCGTCCGCCTCGTTGGGCTCGACGTCCGGGACGGCCGCCACCAATGTCGCGACTTGGCAAGGTGCATTCCAGGGCGCGGTCAAGCGCTGCTTCACGCCCACCTACAACGGCCAGGACGCCAACCAGTACGAAGCCGACATCGACATTCCCATGAAGATCGACGGATCGCTCGCCTCGGAGCCCGTCATCGTTGCGGTGCGAGGACCGTCGCGGTCGATCGCCCAGGCAGTCGCCGAGAGCGCCAAGCGCGCCATAGTGCAGTGCCAAGTCTATTCGTTCCTGCCGAAGCAGCAATACGACACCTGGAAGCTCATTCCGATGACTTTCGGCCTGAAAGACATGTTGTGA
- the tolQ gene encoding protein TolQ encodes MNPADVAQSALPVAASADVSLIALFWQAHWIVKCVMLGLLSCSVWVWAIAIDKIFLFSRTRRSMDRFEQAFWSGESIEDLYRTLSAKPTHSMAACFVAAMREWKRSFESHARSVAGLQMRIDKVMNVSISREVERLERRLLVLATVGSAGPFVGLFGTVWGIMSSFQSIAASKNTSLAVVAPGIAEALFATAVGLIAAIPATIFYNKFTSEVNRQAQRLEGFADEFSAILSRQIDERG; translated from the coding sequence ATGAATCCGGCCGACGTGGCTCAGTCCGCCCTTCCGGTTGCCGCCTCCGCCGACGTGTCGCTGATCGCGCTGTTCTGGCAGGCTCACTGGATCGTGAAATGCGTCATGCTGGGCCTGTTGTCCTGCTCGGTCTGGGTCTGGGCCATCGCCATCGACAAGATCTTCCTTTTTTCCCGCACCCGCCGCTCGATGGACCGCTTCGAGCAGGCGTTCTGGTCCGGCGAGTCGATCGAGGACCTTTACCGTACCCTCTCGGCTAAGCCGACGCACTCGATGGCGGCCTGCTTCGTCGCCGCGATGCGCGAGTGGAAGCGTTCCTTCGAGAGCCATGCCCGCTCGGTCGCGGGCCTGCAAATGCGGATCGACAAGGTCATGAATGTCTCGATCTCGCGCGAGGTCGAGCGGCTGGAACGCCGGCTGCTGGTGCTCGCTACCGTCGGCTCGGCCGGCCCCTTTGTCGGCCTGTTCGGCACGGTCTGGGGCATCATGTCGAGCTTCCAGTCGATCGCGGCGTCGAAAAATACCTCTCTGGCGGTGGTGGCGCCCGGTATCGCGGAAGCGCTGTTTGCCACCGCGGTCGGCCTTATCGCCGCCATTCCTGCCACTATTTTCTACAATAAGTTCACCTCCGAGGTGAACCGGCAGGCCCAGCGGCTCGAGGGCTTCGCCGATGAATTTTCAGCCATCCTGTCCCGCCAGATCGACGAGCGGGGCTGA
- a CDS encoding bifunctional diguanylate cyclase/phosphodiesterase, producing MQFADQTGGIDQKPTKLSAALIDSLFEASGPLLAGVVFVSFAAGLTALKTGQSLLWGCVLFLVVAGAIRVFYLQRFGSHKPDLTAEEAGKWQKRYRAGALIQAAAIATWCSTALLSSDDAVVHLIALSVTTGIVAGGAGRAYGRPWIFHQQALLQFGPIVIALAIRGTPYYIAMAFVSAAFLLAIMQLSANLHRIFMRAVVAREREAALAGQFDTALNNMPHGLCMFRVDRQLAVMNHRFSEMMDLPNDLVRSGSTARDIVAACVSSGSISATSGEMIIADIENSQAKEIVTVDPDAERNRSLSWTVQPMADGGAVVLLEDVTERCNAEAKITHLARYDELTALPNRVHFRNEIESLLAASHHAERLSALLFIDLDQFKQVNDTLGHPCGDQLLCAVANRLREMLRPDDFVARFGGDEFVVFQQNISAAEDAASLARRVVERLSERYRIDNHLVEIGASVGIALTPPEGASADTLLKNADMALYRAKADGRGTFCFFRDEMAAIVEARRILELDLRKALANEEFELFYQPLVNLKSGRISTCEALLRWNHPVRGTVSPVDIIPVAEDMGLIVDLGRWILRRACMECMKWPEGVSVAVNFSPQQFHQRDVLSEIRYALEVSGLPAHRLEIEITESSLLRNTQLTHDILSQLHALGVRISLDDFGTGYSSLSYLHNFPMQKVKIDRSFLEGIDTDRPLTLLRGVARLSADLGMAVVVEGIETSEQLDLISADGTVTEGQGYLFSRPVPAARVRQLLSASHGNRLQEQLILVSSRSLA from the coding sequence ATGCAATTCGCAGACCAGACCGGCGGGATAGATCAAAAGCCGACGAAGCTTTCGGCAGCGCTGATCGATTCGCTGTTCGAAGCGTCCGGCCCGCTGCTTGCGGGCGTCGTCTTCGTCTCCTTTGCAGCGGGCCTGACCGCGCTGAAGACCGGACAAAGCCTGCTGTGGGGGTGCGTCCTGTTTCTTGTCGTTGCGGGCGCGATCCGGGTGTTCTACCTCCAGCGCTTCGGCTCCCACAAGCCAGACCTCACAGCCGAAGAGGCCGGCAAGTGGCAGAAGCGCTATCGTGCTGGAGCGCTCATTCAGGCTGCCGCGATCGCCACATGGTGCTCGACCGCCTTATTGAGCAGCGACGATGCCGTCGTTCACCTCATTGCGCTGTCCGTCACCACCGGGATCGTGGCGGGAGGCGCGGGCAGGGCGTACGGACGTCCCTGGATATTCCACCAGCAGGCCCTGCTGCAATTCGGTCCCATCGTGATTGCCCTCGCAATCCGCGGCACGCCCTACTACATCGCGATGGCCTTCGTGAGCGCGGCGTTCCTGCTGGCGATCATGCAGCTCTCGGCCAATCTGCACAGAATCTTCATGCGGGCGGTCGTGGCTCGTGAACGCGAGGCGGCGCTCGCCGGCCAGTTCGATACCGCCCTGAACAACATGCCGCACGGTCTGTGCATGTTCCGCGTCGACAGGCAGCTCGCGGTGATGAATCACCGTTTCAGCGAGATGATGGACCTTCCCAACGATCTCGTTCGGAGCGGCTCCACCGCGCGCGATATCGTGGCCGCGTGTGTCAGCTCCGGCTCGATATCGGCTACCAGCGGCGAGATGATCATCGCCGATATCGAGAATTCGCAGGCGAAGGAGATCGTGACCGTCGATCCCGACGCGGAGAGAAACCGGTCATTGTCCTGGACGGTCCAGCCGATGGCCGACGGAGGCGCGGTGGTGCTGCTCGAGGACGTGACCGAGCGGTGCAATGCCGAGGCCAAGATCACCCATCTTGCCCGTTACGACGAATTGACGGCGCTGCCCAACCGCGTCCATTTCCGCAACGAGATCGAATCTCTGCTGGCCGCCTCGCATCACGCTGAGCGCCTCTCCGCGCTGCTGTTCATCGACCTCGACCAGTTCAAGCAGGTCAACGACACGCTCGGCCATCCCTGCGGCGATCAGCTCCTCTGCGCGGTCGCCAACCGCCTGCGCGAGATGCTGCGGCCGGACGATTTCGTCGCCCGCTTCGGCGGCGACGAGTTCGTCGTGTTCCAGCAGAACATCAGCGCGGCCGAGGACGCCGCGAGCCTTGCCCGCCGCGTCGTCGAGCGCCTGAGCGAGCGCTATCGGATCGACAATCATCTGGTCGAGATCGGTGCCAGCGTCGGCATCGCGCTGACCCCGCCGGAGGGCGCCAGCGCCGACACGCTGCTCAAGAACGCCGACATGGCGCTCTACCGCGCCAAGGCCGACGGCCGTGGCACCTTCTGCTTCTTCCGCGACGAGATGGCGGCGATCGTCGAAGCCCGCCGCATCCTCGAACTCGACCTGCGCAAGGCTCTCGCCAACGAGGAGTTCGAGCTGTTCTACCAGCCGCTGGTCAATCTGAAGTCCGGCAGGATCTCCACCTGCGAAGCGCTGCTGCGCTGGAATCATCCGGTGCGCGGCACGGTCTCGCCGGTCGACATCATCCCCGTCGCCGAGGACATGGGTCTGATCGTCGATCTCGGCCGCTGGATCCTGCGCCGCGCCTGCATGGAATGCATGAAGTGGCCGGAGGGCGTCAGCGTCGCGGTCAACTTCTCGCCGCAGCAATTCCACCAGCGCGACGTGCTGAGCGAGATCCGCTACGCGCTCGAAGTGTCGGGCCTGCCGGCGCACCGCCTCGAGATCGAGATCACCGAATCTTCGCTGCTGCGCAACACCCAGCTCACCCACGACATCCTGTCCCAGCTGCATGCGCTCGGCGTGCGCATTTCACTGGACGATTTCGGCACCGGCTATTCGAGCCTCAGCTATCTGCACAACTTCCCGATGCAGAAGGTCAAGATCGACCGCTCCTTCCTCGAGGGCATCGACACCGACCGCCCGCTGACGCTGCTTCGCGGCGTGGCGCGGCTGTCGGCCGACCTCGGCATGGCCGTCGTGGTCGAGGGCATCGAGACCAGCGAGCAACTCGACTTGATCAGCGCCGATGGCACCGTCACGGAAGGACAGGGCTACCTGTTCAGCCGTCCCGTCCCCGCCGCGCGGGTCCGTCAATTGCTCAGTGCTTCGCATGGCAATCGCTTGCAGGAGCAGTTGATCCTAGTCTCCTCGCGATCACTCGCCTAA
- a CDS encoding S41 family peptidase: protein MMTRARLLIATSLCACLVAVPLVTAIAMQRDEPEVAELGLIGGVIQLVHRAYVHPIGSDELTNDVLKGMLNRLDPHSDYMDEGEFKQSQADMAGRFGGLGIQISEQDGLPKVISPIDGTPAARAGIEPGDQILLIDHASARGMPLSKVVAVLRGDPGSTVTLTLLRGKQEPLDVTLTREIIKVESVKSKLEPDGVGYVRISQFGGDTSGGFKSAIQDLQHQANGKLKGLVVDLRNDPGGLLTAAIDVAGDLLDGGTVVSIRGRDASENQSFGAPAHGDLLAGVPVVVLINGASASASEIVAGALQDRHRAKVMGTQSFGKGSVQTVIPLKGHGAVRLTTALYYTPSGRSIQDEGITPDVVAEAPKEQQIAGGVVLRESSLTGALANPGTLNGSAAQAQAGQAKPISSPPIKAELIGKPDDAQLKQALAYLDHGNQTNGQAQ, encoded by the coding sequence ATGATGACAAGAGCCCGCCTGCTGATCGCGACCTCTCTTTGCGCCTGCCTCGTTGCCGTTCCCCTCGTCACCGCTATTGCCATGCAGCGCGACGAGCCCGAGGTCGCCGAACTCGGCCTGATCGGGGGCGTCATCCAGCTCGTGCATCGCGCCTACGTCCACCCGATCGGCTCGGACGAGCTGACCAACGACGTGCTCAAGGGCATGCTCAACCGCCTCGATCCGCACTCCGACTACATGGATGAGGGGGAATTCAAGCAATCGCAGGCCGACATGGCCGGCCGGTTCGGTGGGCTGGGCATCCAGATCAGCGAGCAGGACGGTTTGCCGAAGGTGATTTCACCGATCGACGGCACGCCTGCGGCGCGGGCCGGGATCGAGCCGGGTGACCAGATCCTCTTGATCGACCATGCCAGCGCACGCGGCATGCCTCTGAGCAAGGTGGTCGCGGTGCTGCGTGGCGATCCCGGCTCGACCGTGACGCTGACGTTGCTCCGCGGCAAGCAGGAGCCGCTGGACGTCACCTTGACGCGGGAAATCATCAAGGTGGAATCCGTCAAGTCGAAGCTGGAGCCGGATGGCGTCGGCTATGTTCGCATCAGCCAGTTCGGCGGAGACACCTCCGGCGGATTCAAGAGCGCGATCCAGGATCTCCAGCACCAGGCCAATGGCAAGCTGAAAGGACTTGTGGTCGATCTGCGCAACGATCCGGGCGGACTGCTGACGGCCGCAATCGATGTCGCCGGCGACCTGCTCGACGGCGGCACGGTGGTGAGCATCCGCGGTCGGGATGCCAGCGAGAACCAGAGCTTTGGCGCACCTGCACACGGTGACCTGCTTGCCGGCGTTCCGGTCGTGGTTCTCATCAACGGCGCTTCCGCTTCCGCCTCTGAAATCGTGGCCGGCGCTTTGCAGGACCGTCATCGCGCCAAGGTGATGGGCACGCAGAGCTTTGGTAAAGGATCGGTGCAAACCGTGATCCCGCTCAAGGGGCACGGTGCAGTCAGGTTGACGACGGCCCTCTATTACACGCCGTCCGGACGCTCGATTCAGGATGAAGGCATCACGCCCGACGTCGTTGCCGAGGCGCCCAAGGAGCAGCAGATCGCGGGCGGCGTCGTGCTGCGGGAGAGCTCGTTGACTGGGGCACTCGCCAATCCCGGCACGCTCAACGGCAGCGCGGCGCAGGCGCAAGCCGGGCAGGCCAAGCCGATCTCTTCACCGCCAATCAAGGCGGAGCTGATCGGCAAACCCGATGACGCCCAGCTCAAGCAGGCGCTGGCCTATCTCGATCACGGCAATCAAACCAACGGGCAGGCGCAGTGA
- a CDS encoding N-acyl amino acid synthase FeeM domain-containing protein, with protein sequence MSSQGELRRPSPVRGAALFDRIDYRLIESPEDRDSIFHLRYKAYLNGGLILPSETCQVRDVYDDAPNVWIFGVYVDGELCSSVRIHVLTQECRLSYSTELYGDVLHRRLDQGEVFVDPARLAADPDKAKRLPELPYLTLRLAYLACEYFNADTGLAMVRPDHQPFYRRVFLHEPVAEPRAFPGWHTMKTSLMASDFRNLREKVLTRFPIMRSNAFERRMLFERVDQRPAVLRQVLVSAPLSPSAAPLA encoded by the coding sequence ATGTCGTCTCAAGGCGAGCTACGCAGGCCCTCGCCAGTACGCGGGGCAGCGCTGTTCGATCGTATCGACTACCGCCTGATCGAGAGTCCCGAAGACAGAGATTCGATCTTTCATCTTCGCTACAAGGCATATCTGAATGGTGGTTTGATTTTACCATCTGAGACTTGTCAGGTCCGTGATGTCTATGACGACGCGCCCAATGTCTGGATATTCGGGGTTTACGTCGACGGAGAGCTGTGCAGCTCCGTCCGCATTCATGTCCTGACGCAGGAATGCCGCTTATCCTATTCGACCGAATTGTACGGCGATGTTCTCCACAGGCGGCTGGATCAAGGCGAGGTTTTCGTCGATCCGGCGCGGCTTGCTGCCGATCCCGACAAAGCCAAGCGACTTCCAGAACTCCCTTACCTTACGCTGCGGCTGGCCTATCTGGCTTGCGAGTATTTCAATGCCGATACCGGCCTCGCGATGGTGCGTCCCGATCACCAGCCGTTTTATCGTCGTGTCTTTTTGCATGAGCCCGTGGCCGAGCCGCGCGCGTTCCCCGGCTGGCATACGATGAAGACGTCGTTGATGGCGTCGGATTTCCGGAACCTGCGGGAAAAGGTGCTGACACGCTTTCCCATCATGCGTTCGAACGCGTTTGAACGGCGGATGCTGTTCGAACGCGTTGATCAACGACCGGCCGTGCTCCGGCAGGTGCTCGTTTCAGCGCCGCTCAGTCCGTCAGCCGCGCCCTTGGCCTGA